From the genome of Brassica napus cultivar Da-Ae unplaced genomic scaffold, Da-Ae ScsIHWf_1896;HRSCAF=2540, whole genome shotgun sequence:
acatagaaaatgataaaattgaccagatctggtcaaggcacgaaaTCACACTTTGACTGGTGAAAAACCCTTCAAATTCCGTCCAGGTTCATTGTGTCCTGAAGCATGTCCTACGGACTGGGCCAGTACACAAGCAGGACAGTCCAAAGTAGCCAGTTTTAAAGTGTCACGGCCTATCTTGAGTTCCACTCGTCCGAATCCAAATCTGTCTTGACCGTTGCTCTTAAAATGCCAATCAGTACGGGAAATACGAGCTCCAGTTTGGTGAATTCGATCGTCTGGACATGGGTATTGATGAAGCCTCAAACTGGTCGTACGGGCAGTACGTGCGGTACAGTACAGAATTGAGTTGCGATGGACTGGAGAAGAATTGGTACGTCCGTTTCGGATTCTGGCTCGATTGTTGGTCTTAGAATAACAAACAGTGCGGTAAAGCCAAGCTTCAGTTTGGTGAATTCCATCAtcaggcccttcccgtggactgttcgggtgattttggcccacgtgggctgtctgttcagtacacacaggacgtccgtgggagtccgtcagcacacacatgacgtctgtggctgtccgtgtgtgtccttcaacacacagaggacgtctgtggttgtccatcagtacacatataagcacgttggtccttggactcagcacgctgacccttcccttggactgttcgggtgattttggcctacatgggctgtctgttcagtacacacaggacgtccgtgggtgtccgcaagcaaacacaggacgtccgtggctgtccgtgtgtgtccgtgttttcccgtcagcacacacagggcgtctgtggctgcccatcagtacacatatcagcacgttggtctttggactcagaacgctggcccttcccgtggactgtttgggtgattttggcccacgtgggctgtctgttcagtacacacaggacgtccgtgggtgtccgccaacacacacaggacgtccgtggctgtccgtggctgtccgtcagcacacacatgacgtctgtggctgtctgtgtgtgtctgtatgtgtccttcagcacacagaggacgtccgtggctgtccatcagtacacatatcagcacgttggtccttggactcggcATGAtgacccttcttgtggactgttccggttattttggcctacgtgggctgtctgttcagtacacacaggacgtccgtgggtgtccgccagcacacacaggacatctgtggcagtccgtgtgtatcagtgtgtttccgtcagcacacacaggacgtctgtggctgtccatcagtacacatatcagctcgttggtctttggactcagcacgctggcccttcccgtggactgtttggctgattttggcccacgtgggctgtctgttcagtacacaaaggacgtctgtgggtgtccgccagcacacacaagacgtccgtggcagtccatcagtacacatatcagcacgttggtccttggactcagcacgctggcccatcccggggactgtttgggtgattttagcccacgtgggctgtttgttcagtacacacagaacgtccctgggtgtccgccagcacacacagtacgtccgtggctgttcgtggctgtccgttagcacacataggacgtccgtggctgtccgtgtgggtctgtgtgtgtccgtgtgtgtccgtcaacacacacaggacgtccgtggctgtccatcagtacacatatcagcacgctggtccttggactcagcacgctggcctttcccgtggactgttcaggtgattttggcccatgtgggctgtctgttcagtacacacaggacgtctgtggctgtccatcagcacacacaagacatccatggttgtccgtgtgtgtcagtgtgtgtctgtgtgtctccgtcagcacacacaggacgtctatggctgtccatcagtaaacatatcagcacgctggtccttggactctgcacgctggcccttcccgtggactgttcgggtgattttggcccacgtgggctgtctgttcagtacacacaggacatccgtgggtgtcgtccgtcagcacacacaggacgtccgtgtgtgtccgtcagcacacacaggtcgtccgtgcctgtctgtgtgtgtccgtcagcacacacatgacgtctgtggctgtccatcagtacacatatcagcacgttggtccttggactcagcacgctgacccttcccgtggactgttcgggtgattttggcccatgtgggctgtctgttcagtacacacaggacgtccatggctgtccgtcaacacacacgggaccttcgtgtgtgtctgtcagcacacataggacgtctgtggctgtccgtgtgtgtccttgtgtctccgtcagcacacacaggacgtccgtggctgtccatcagtacacatatcagcacgttggtcctcgaACTCAGCAAGCTGGCCCATCCagtggactgtttggatgattttggcccacgtgggctgtttattcaccggacgtccgtggctgtccgccagcacacataggacgtctgtggctgtctgtcagcacacataggacgtctgtggctgtctgcgtgtgtccgtgtgtttccgtcagcacacacaggacgttcctggctgtccatcagtatacatatcagcatgctgttctttggactcagcacactggcccttcccgtggacacttcaggtgattttggcccacaagggatgtctgttcagtacacacatgacgtccgtgggtgtccgtcagcacacacatgacgttcgtgtgtgtctgtcagcacataAAGAACGTCCgcagctgtccgtgtgtgtgtccgtgtgtgtccgtcagcacacacaggacatccgtggctgttcatcagtacacatatcagcacgttgacgtctgtgggtgtccgccagcacacataggatgtccgtgggtgtccgtcagcacacacaggacgtccgtgtgtgtccgtcagcacacacaggtagtccgtggctgtccgtgtgtgtccgtcagcacacacaggacgtccgtcgctgtccatcagtacacatatcagcacgctggtccttagactcaaCACGCTAgctcttcccgtggactgttcgggtgattttggcccacgtgggctgtctgttcagtacacacagaacgtccgtgggtgtccgccagcacacacaggacgtccgtggctgttcgtgtgtttccgtgtgtttccgtcaacacacacaggacgttcctggctgtccatcagtacacatatcagcacgctgttccttggactcagcacactggcccttcccgtggactctttcggtgattttggtccacgtgggatgtctgttcagtacacacaggacgtccatgggtgtccgtcagcacacacatgacgttcgtgtgtgtccgtcagcacataaaggacgtccgtagctgtccgtgtgtgtgtccgtgtgtgtgtccgtgtgtttccgtcagcacacacaggacatacgtggctgtccatcagtacacatataagcacgttgttccttggaatcagcacgctgggccatcccgtggactgtttgggtgattttggcccacgtgggctgtctgttcagtacacacaggacattcgtgggtGTTCGcaagcacacacgggacgtccgtgggtgtccgtcagcacacacaggacgtccgtgtttgtccgtcagcacacacaggtcgtccgtggctgtccatcagtagacatgtcagcatgctggtccttggactcagcacgctagcccttcccgtggactgtttgggtgattttggcccacttgggctgtctgttcagtacacacagaacgcctgtgggtgtccgccagcacacacaggacgtctgtggctgttcgtgtgtgtccgtgtgtgtccgtctgtgtccgtcagcacacacaggatgtccgtggctgtccatcagtacacatatcaccacgttggtccttggactcagcaagttggtctttggactcagcatgctggcccttcccgtcgactgtttgggtgattttggcccaagtggtctgtctgttcagtacacacaggacgtccgtgggtgtccgccagcacacacaggacgtctgtggctgtccgtgtgtgttcgtggtccgtcagcacacacaagacgtctgtggctgtccatcagtaaacatatcagcacgctagttcttggactcagcatgctggcccttcccgtggactgttcggatgattttggcccatgttggctgtctgtttagtacacacaggccgtccgtgtgtgttcgtcagcacacacaggacgtccgtgtgtgtccgtcagcacacacaagacatttgtggctgtccgttagtacactcagaacgtatgtggctgtccatcagttcacatatcagcatgctggtccttcccttggctgattttggacaaccatagactgtccatggactgccgatcagtacatatatcagcacgctgaccacacatatcagcatgctcgtccttcccatggactgttcgtgtactgattttggaaaactgatgcaccatgtcagtacatatatcagcacgctggccctttccgtgaacttttcgtgtactgatctggacaagagctcgagttttgatggactcgactgtccaagtcagtctgattgatgctagcccgagttctaatgaactgatggtccaagtgtacttatgctggctcgacttttcataatcccaccaagtgttaacatttttcccttgGTTTTCAttgtggtatgatcgaggccaagcgtactgaagggcaagcgtactgaagggatgaatgaaaactcttttgggttttaatgctcccatcaggatgcttttggccaagacttgtgcacatgcgggctgcatttcatcggccaatctgaaatattagggcgagagtgaatttcaccaagtaaaaatctcgaacctccaatgacgtcttcttatatacttgaatttttttgggttttttgtttttaacgttttggggcggaacgtgtgattggaaagggggagggtcgaatcttagtgacaaagggctgaatctcagtggatcgtgacagcaaggccactctgccacttacaataccccgtcgcgtatttaagtcatctgcaaaggattctacccgccgctcagtggtaattataattcaaggcggtccgaacagCGCTTCCGCcaaacggacttagccaacgacacgtgcctttgggagccgaagctcctactgagggtcggcaattgggcggcgggcgcatgctcGCTTTTAGCccagattctgacttagaggcgttcagtcataatccagcgcagggtagcttcgcgccactggcttttcaaccaagcgcgatgacgaATTGGGCGAATCAATGGTTCCTCTcatactaggttgaattactattgcgacgcgggcatcagtatggtaaaactaacctgtctcacgacggtctaaacccagctcacgttccctattggtgggtgaacaatccaacacttggtgaattctgcttcataatgataggaagagccgacatcgaaggatcaaaaagcaacgtcgctatgaacgctctgctgccacgctttcacggttagtattcgtactgaaaatcagaatcaaacgagcttttacccttttgttccacacgagatatatgttctcgttgagctcatcttaggacacctacGTTATCtcttaacagatgtgccgccccagcaaaactccccacctgacaatgtcctccgcccggaacgacccgccgaagcgagtcttgggtctaaaaggaGGTTGTTACCcatccgattcacggagtaagtaaaataacgttaaaagtagtggtctTCTTTCCCTGCTGATtttgccaagcccgttcccttggctgtggtttcgctggatagtagacagggacagtgggaatctcgttaatccattcatgcgcatcactaattagatgacgaggcatttggctaccttaagagagtcatagttttgttttaataaaaccgACGGATTCCCCTTATCCGTACCAGTTATGAGTTGGCTCTTAGGAAagatcccgaaagagccgttcccagtccgtcccccggccgacacgaggtggtccgctctcgccaagttagcagctcaagcagcccgccaacagtcgacagGTTCgaaactgggacccccgagcccagccctcagagccaatccttttccagaagttacggatccattttgccgacttcccttgcctacatagttccatcgaccagaggctgttcaccttggagacctgatgcggttatgagtacgaacGGGGGTGAGCGGCATTCGGTCCTCCGGGTTTTCAGGGGCCGctgggaatgcaccggacaccacgcgacgtgcggtgctcttccagccgctggaccctacctccggctgagccgtttccagggtgggcaggctgttaaacagaaaagataactctttccgaaattcccgccgacgttgtaacatcccggatcctgaataggatcattgggacggccatggttcgaggaaacgtactagtcagtcttaggacatcaagacaagtgttccatggccagataagaaggttaaggacgtaaggaaacttagacttaaccttatacaagtcgagagtcagctaggacgagtaagacggtagctggacggatggaacaagtagctcgaccagctcaacggagttaggttaagctcactccagctcggccaccactaagtcagctccactagctgaactactagcccactcagctgagacagctgggagtcagctaaTCTCAGCTAGACAGACTGTTCAGGTTTCggtccgatggtccgggtccgggctgGTGGCGGGACATgggggtccggccatgaggccatggaccgttggggcttgggacaaggccgtgggctaagtccagagggattgggtaaggccttgggcctctgtccgacccaatcccatgcggtattggcgaagggacgcatgtggccgagagggtgtaacccttggccgattgtgcccatccgctggccagtcatgcctgttcgtggggcaagacttaccccctcgttttctataaatatggggtcctctctgtcgatttcaatcatccaattccagagtaaaatactcagaaaaatcgtagagagagagaaagaaagaaagagagagtttccggccaaagcaaggccgattgtgtggtggttaggtttccggcgatctgatcgtttgtgaagcaacctctgatcaagtatgggagaccgagagcaggagaagagcatggagaaaccTGACACGGTTCAGAACGTACGTGGTGGGctatggctccatcagaccgaacggacggtccttgtgatcgcaccgcggctctggtcggtccattagacctaaccgcttctcctcttcttgtttctatccggccctttctcttctttctgattatacacgaagggttgtgttggttcagtccaagggacacgtccctagacttggccggtcataaccaaaccgctaacctagatGCTGGTCGGTTAGATGGTCGGTTCGAATTGCAACATAGACTGGGCTGTTGGGCTAAACGGTTGGTCAtgtcccaagaggcacgagtggccaaaggtcacgagttaccaagGGTTGTGTGTGATGTCctgtgggctgtttgttcagtacacacaggacgtccgtgggtgtccgtcagcaaacacaggacgtccgtgtgtgtccgtcagcacacacaggacatctgtggctgccCAAACTGATCTGCGGCCTTATCCTTTCAATCTAAGTCCGAGTTAACCAAGTTTTAATTCTTATCTTTgtaaattcaattcaattcaactgaggttcaatacaataaatctaaacaaggaaacataaggggcaaatcaattgtataaatataaactgagattcatacatcattcttaggttcgtcctaataagttatacacacttagtctaacataagttcacaagttgcacaataggctatcagtatttcacatctatctacaatgacccattcaccacacatcttctcatggcctgagtcttcacggtgcctttcccttaccacggtccatgtccgatcctgaaactacacaagacacaatgcacattcataaggccgatatcctaacatcaagtctagataagcatggttcggctacttagaatctataacctgtccaaaccaacatactcaaataaattcccaaaaactaattaaaattcatgataatctcTGATAActcccaactaagagattcccataaacAGTTTCCAACAAAACACACTAGAAcatccaaatccgaccatgaaAAGTCCGGCCAAAGGCCAAGGACTTGGATACTGAACCGGCCAGGGCCTTGTTCAGTCTTCCCTGTATGAACAGAACAAACGAACACAATAATCTCATAGGACAAGCAAAtctaaagagatagagagagtagaTGTAGGCGCATAGCAAACCGGCCACAAGCCCGATCGGATCATCAGCCGTCTCGGGCCGATCACTTGCCGTCCACACCACTGACCTTAGGCGTTCTCTCCCCAGGCGCCATCTCcttctctttttccttctctctgtctctctgtctGGTTTCCATCTCCTCAGGCCTTGCTTCCCACGATCCGGTTTCTCCTGGAACAGCCAAGCCTCTCGCTGGTTCTCTCCTTGGATCGccggttctctcttctcttttagGGGTTTGTctctcacgattttggcagaggttCCCCTCAAGAATTCTGTGTCAAATTCTGGATCCAGggctctgtatttatagagagagggagTCGGAACAGCCATGGGGCCGAACGGGTGGGAGTTGTAACCGAAAAggtgtctctctctcctttgcaACCGTTCGGCAATAACTGCCCCCAACCGGTCCTCAACTGCCTCCAACTGCTCATGTCCTTGTCCCTGTCGGTTCTCTATCCTGAAGCCAAGGCCAAGCCCTTTAACTGACCGTCCATACCGTGGCCGGACCATCTAACCAAACCACCATAACCGTCCTAGTAACCGCCCAACCATCCAGGACATGAACACTCggcccagctgagttgagctgactgctagctggtcccagctgagtgaggtAGTCCTTCTAGCTCCACGAGCTGATGCATACTGACTGAGCTCCCATTGAGCTTCCCTGAGCTGCCCAAGCTCGGCCGCTGTCCCGTCCAGCTCCCACATCACTCGTCCAGCTCTATTAAACCCATTCTTTCTTcaccctggttaagtctcaacaCTTTGATGCCCTTAACTCTATGtctgagccatgatacgcttgtctactggtctaatgacctgactggtgcatctccccgcaccatggctcaTCCCAACGATCCTATCTCGGACTGGGGACATGagaagtctcccccacttgggatggattcgtcctcgaatcctcaTCATGTGTTTCCTCGGGGACCACCTGATCATACCACTCAGGATACTCGGCCTTCATCCTTgcctctgtttcccaagtgattacaTCCTTGCCATTGTATTCCCACAAAACCTTGATCATGGGAatggtcttcttccttgttgtctTTTCTATTCGATCCACTATGCGGACCGGCCTCGTCTCTAGAGTCAGATTCTTACCCAAATCTGTAGGGATCTCGTGTAGgactatgtcctgatcagacaaacATTTTTGGAGTTGGGACACATGAAACATGTTGTGGAACGCATCCATGGCTGGTGGCAGTTCCAACTTATAAGCCACAGCCCCAACTCTTTCTATGATTCTGAacggacccaagtacctagggtctagttttcttctgccagaaactctAGCCCTCCCTTTAAATGTGATCATCTTGAGATATACCAAGTCTTCAACTTCAAACTCAATATGTTTCCTTCGTCTATATGCATAACTCTTTTGACGATCCTGtgcttctttcattttctcctttaagAACCTTATTTTCTCGGTGGTTTCTTCTACtatctcaggacccaacatgctcctctcccccacttgggtccagcataatcgCGTCCTACAAGGCCGTCAATACAGTGCTTTATAACGTGACATCCCAATGCTAGTATGGAAACTGTTGTAGGCAAACTCGACCAAGGGTAGATGCTTTTCCCATGAGTCGCCCCAATCCAACACCACGGCCCTTAACATGTCCTCCAATGTCTGGATTGTCCTCTCTGACTGCCCATCCGTCTGAGGAtgataggctgtgctcatgtTCATTCTTGTTCCTAAGGCTTTTTGAAAAGCCTGCCAGAAGTAAGAGGTGAACCTAGAGTCTCTGTCCGAGACAATACTAGCCGACACTCCATGCAGACGTACTATCTCGTCCAAGTAAATCCTCACGATCTGATCCACTCCATCTCCTTTCTGTATTGGTAAGAAGTGGGCCGACTTGGTTAGTCTGTCAACCAccacccaaaccgcatcctttTGGTTCCTGGTCGTAGGAAAACtggtcacaaaatccattgtgatgtgatcccacttccaccCTGGTATGGGGAGATTCTGGAGCATACCATTGGGCACTTGATGTTCGGCCTTCAGAAGCTGGCAAGTAGGACACCTCGCCACCCACTCGGCTGTTTTCATCCTTACCCAGTGATAGTACCTTTTtaaatccctatacatcttaTTCAGCCTGGGGTGGACTGAGAACTTTGACTTATGAGCctgactcataatctcttctttaagCCCCTTGCTGTTTGGAACACTTACTCAGCCATTCACCCAGATTGTTTCGTTGCTTGTGATCTGATACTCCGTCTTATCGTTAAGAGCCACTTTTTGCAAGTTCTCATCCAAACTCTTGGCCTGCTGTATCCTGGTAAGTAGATCGGCCTGATCCACTTCCTCGGATCCCAATGGCTCATCACGTCCAACCAAGGAATTTAGATGTAGTGACCGAACCATCCCTTCTAGTTCATCCGCTTCTCTTTCGGCCGAGACATCTGCCCTTCTCCGGCTTAAGGCATCAGCCAATAGGTTAGCCTTGTCTAGATGGTATgatatgtccagatcataatcagcaacatactcaatccatcttctttgtctcaagttcaactcaggctgagtgaaaatgtacttcaagctcttatgatCAGTGAGAATCTGGACTTTGGCTCCGTACAGATACGATCTCTATATCTTCAAAGCAAACACCACGGCCGCCATCTCTAGATCATGGATCGGATAATTCCCTTCATGCTTTCTCAGCTGTCTCGAGGCATAAgcaatcaccttcccatgtttcaGGACGCACCCCAACCCAGTGATGGAcgcatccgtatagaccacataagGTTGATCTCCCTCCGGCAATACCAATATTGGTGCATTCGTCAGCATATCCTTTAGAGCTGAGAAACACTTCTCACACCCTTCATTCCAGGAAAACTTCACATCCTTGCCTGTAAGTCGTGTCATGGGTTGAGCCAAACTggcaaaccccttgacataCTTTCTGTAGTAGCCGGCCAGCCCTAGGAAACTCCTAACCTCAGTAGCATTCCTAGGCTGCGGCCAATCTCGTATAGTCTGAACCTTCTCCGGATCTACTGACACGCCCTGATCAGACACAATGTGTCCGAGGAACCCAacgctcttctgccagaaactacacttgcttagttTGGCAAAGAGTTTTTGTTCCCTCAAACGTCCTAGTACGGCCCTGAGATGCTTCTCATGGTCTTCCTTGTTTCTGGAATATACAAGTATGTCAtctatgaagatgattacaaattcatccaagaaatctcgaaagataccattcatcatcttcatgaatgca
Proteins encoded in this window:
- the LOC125599541 gene encoding uncharacterized protein LOC125599541, with product MLGPEIVEETTEKIRFLKEKMKEAQDRQKSYAYRRRKHIEFEVEDLVYLKMITFKGRARVSGRRKLDPRYLGPFRIIERVGAVAYKLELPPAMDAFHNMFHVSQLQKCLSDQDIVLHEIPTDLGKNLTLETRPVRIVDRIEKTTRKKTIPMIKVLWEYNGKDVITWETEARMKAEYPEWYDQVVPEETHDEDSRTNPSQVGETSHVPSPR